From Mycobacterium cookii:
GGCCCGCAAGACGATCGTGTCCGGTAACGCGGTGACGTTCCTGGCCGCCGCCGTGCTGTACTTCCTGGCGATCGGCCAGGTGAAGGGCTTCGCATTCACGCTGGGCCTCACCACAATCCTCGACATCGTCGTGGTGTTCCTGGTGACCTGGCCGCTGGTGTATCTGGCATCGCGATCGTCGAGGATGGCCAAGCCGGCCCTCAACGGCTTGGGTGCGGTCCAGCAGGTTGCCCGCGAACGGGCGGCATTGAAGCCCAAGGCCTATTCGACGGGACGGGGGTAGCGAAAATGGCGTCCAAGGCGAACACGACCGGAACCGACGACACGACTGCCGTCGAAATCGGCACGGGCACAGACAAAGTCGTTCGCGCGACCGGCTCCGTTCAACCGCATCACAGTTTCCTGTCCCGCCTCTACACCGGCACCGGGGCTTTCGAAGTCATTGGCCGGCGCAAGTTGTGGTACGGGATCAGCGGGGTGATCGTCGCGATCGCGATCATCAGCATCCTGGTGCGCGGCTTCACATTCGGCATCGACTTCAAGGGCGGCACCACGGTGTCGATGCCTCGTGGAGACGCCACCGTCAGCCAGGTCGAGGAAGCTTTTAGCCAGGCGCTGGGCCATGGCCCGGAGACGGTCGTGATCGTCGGCAGCGGCTCGGCGGCGACCGTGCAGATCCGTTCCGAGGCGTTGTCCAACGACAAGACCGAGAAGCTGCGCAACGTACTCTTCGACAAATTCCAACCCAAGGGTCCCGACGGTCAGGCCAGCAAGAAGGCCATATCCGATTCCGCGGTGTCCTCGACTTGGGGCGGCCAGATCACCAAGAAAGCGGTGATCGCCCTGGTGGTGTTCTTGGTGCTGGTCAGCCTGTACATCACCGTCCGCTATGAGCGCTACATGGCGGTCGCGGCGCTGACGACGATGTGTTTCGACCTGGCCGTCACCGCCGGGGTCTATTCGCTGGTGGGATTCGAAGTCACCCCGGCCACCGTGATCGGTCTGCTGACGATCCTGGGTTTCTCGCTCTACGACACCGTGATCGTCTTCGACAAGGTCGAAGAGAACACCCATGGCTTCCAGCACACCGCCCGGCGGACCTTCGCCGAGGAGGCCAACCTCGCGATCAACCAGACCTTCATGCGCTCGATCAACACCAGCCTGATCTCGGTGCTGCCGGTGCTGGCACTGATGGTGGTGGCCGTCTGGCTACTCGGCGTGGGCACGCTCAAAGACCTGGCGCTGGTACAGCTGGTCGGCATCATCGTCGGCACCTATTCGTCGATCTTCTTCGCCACGCCGCTGCTGGTCACCCTGCGCGAACGAACCGAGTTGGTGCGGACGCACAACCATCGGGTGGCCCGACGCCGCGGCCCGGACCCGGACAAGGGTCAGGCTCGCGGCGATTCGGCCGCCGAGGAGTCCGTCGAGGGCTCCGATGACTCCGAGCCGCCGGCGAAGACCCGGGCGTCGTTCGCGGCCGCGGGTGACCCCCCGCCGAGCAAGCCGGCGCCGGGCGCGCGGCCGGTGCGGCAATCCGCCGGTCGTCACGCGCGCCCGAGCGGCAAGCGGGACAAACGCTAGCCCCATGGTTGCCTGGCGTCGGCGTGCTACCGCCAGCTGGCTGGTGGCCACGCTTGCGATAGTCGTGGGCTCTTTGTCGGC
This genomic window contains:
- the secF gene encoding protein translocase subunit SecF, yielding MASKANTTGTDDTTAVEIGTGTDKVVRATGSVQPHHSFLSRLYTGTGAFEVIGRRKLWYGISGVIVAIAIISILVRGFTFGIDFKGGTTVSMPRGDATVSQVEEAFSQALGHGPETVVIVGSGSAATVQIRSEALSNDKTEKLRNVLFDKFQPKGPDGQASKKAISDSAVSSTWGGQITKKAVIALVVFLVLVSLYITVRYERYMAVAALTTMCFDLAVTAGVYSLVGFEVTPATVIGLLTILGFSLYDTVIVFDKVEENTHGFQHTARRTFAEEANLAINQTFMRSINTSLISVLPVLALMVVAVWLLGVGTLKDLALVQLVGIIVGTYSSIFFATPLLVTLRERTELVRTHNHRVARRRGPDPDKGQARGDSAAEESVEGSDDSEPPAKTRASFAAAGDPPPSKPAPGARPVRQSAGRHARPSGKRDKR